From the Rhodococcus pseudokoreensis genome, one window contains:
- a CDS encoding FtsK/SpoIIIE domain-containing protein has translation MNASRDPVKDWVVQQYREIFGDSATARGGKQVDSDGNPTRIGRFTPTSPVAVAGAAAAVYAPRLLPTIDGNETVTAVLTQLHGYQWPLAAVAVPLCVVDVSRYRAHKSTRMLESVVRQTTGHLPRKVTVSLAPGRRALRRATITLHPGTVIRPKAFDELTRAIEETFPEHGKWEVRVKHEAYKNRILVTRAEIIPDTRSSRHKALQAALDAGAILKDAKVTVDSVDENGVETGFKITFEPSMNSGARGFQAKVDEALASLAGVHESGRTWTTEWTPSQGHLVMRLVAAMPTRVDHPLALVDEDLRHLPYATGAADLTMFWDVSTSSNKPHCLIVGPTGGGKTSVIRTLLTEATRRGIPFVGVDPKMIELDGLEGYPGCGAIVYDALRAAMFVRALHTEMMARNAYIHHKKIEGSQLPLMIAVLDEFFILSGKWQRLAKTGDDETRELLKELDPLGAWADLAVLARSAGIRLLLGVQRPDASLFGGASGNARDNFGTRLSLGNLSQDGALMMWGDSTVGREVDTSVKGRGIALGTDGSPVDAQMWWTPNVDRHPNKWSQLSESEKAIIDGLQPFEAPEFTCYSRELAEFIESERALAKQAREHGDVLEPIVLGDRPIGQSAATDDDDVADAIPASAVTEGMAVLIDDGQGSEVPVTVEAVTVIRDKGTGDVLETTLSINTGGRVKTNVHYGPTDVVFLPAPDRLPATV, from the coding sequence GTGAATGCAAGTCGTGACCCGGTCAAGGACTGGGTGGTTCAGCAGTATCGCGAGATTTTTGGTGACTCTGCCACCGCGCGCGGAGGTAAGCAGGTCGATTCGGACGGCAACCCGACGCGCATCGGCCGCTTCACCCCCACCTCACCGGTCGCCGTCGCTGGCGCTGCCGCGGCGGTGTACGCGCCACGGTTGCTGCCGACCATCGACGGGAACGAGACCGTGACGGCCGTGCTCACCCAGCTGCACGGCTATCAGTGGCCCCTGGCCGCTGTAGCTGTCCCACTGTGCGTTGTCGACGTGTCCCGCTACCGCGCGCACAAGTCGACTCGGATGCTCGAATCCGTGGTGCGTCAGACCACCGGTCACCTGCCCCGGAAGGTCACCGTTTCACTGGCTCCCGGACGACGGGCACTCCGCCGGGCGACGATCACACTGCACCCCGGCACCGTTATCCGGCCCAAGGCGTTCGACGAGCTGACCCGGGCGATCGAGGAGACATTCCCCGAACACGGAAAATGGGAGGTGCGCGTCAAGCATGAGGCGTACAAGAATCGAATCCTCGTCACCCGCGCCGAAATCATCCCCGACACTCGCTCCTCTCGGCACAAGGCGCTGCAGGCGGCGCTCGATGCCGGCGCGATCCTCAAGGACGCGAAGGTCACCGTCGACTCGGTCGATGAGAACGGCGTCGAGACCGGCTTCAAGATCACGTTCGAGCCGTCGATGAACTCCGGTGCCCGCGGCTTCCAAGCGAAGGTCGACGAGGCCCTGGCGTCTCTTGCCGGCGTGCACGAGTCTGGCCGCACCTGGACGACGGAGTGGACCCCCTCGCAGGGGCACCTGGTGATGCGGCTCGTGGCTGCGATGCCGACCCGGGTGGACCACCCGCTCGCCCTGGTCGACGAGGACCTGCGGCACCTGCCGTATGCGACGGGCGCGGCGGACCTGACGATGTTCTGGGATGTGTCGACGAGCTCGAACAAACCGCATTGCTTGATCGTGGGCCCGACCGGCGGTGGCAAGACCTCCGTCATCCGCACGTTGCTCACCGAGGCGACGCGCCGTGGCATCCCATTCGTTGGGGTCGATCCGAAGATGATCGAACTCGATGGCCTCGAGGGTTACCCCGGCTGCGGCGCGATCGTGTACGACGCGCTCCGCGCAGCAATGTTCGTGCGCGCGCTGCACACCGAGATGATGGCCCGCAACGCCTACATTCACCACAAGAAGATCGAGGGCTCGCAGCTCCCACTGATGATCGCGGTCCTCGACGAATTCTTCATCCTCTCTGGCAAGTGGCAGCGGTTGGCCAAGACCGGCGACGACGAGACCCGAGAGCTCCTCAAAGAACTCGACCCGCTCGGGGCGTGGGCTGACCTCGCCGTCCTGGCGCGCTCGGCCGGCATCCGCTTGTTGCTCGGTGTCCAACGTCCGGACGCCTCGCTGTTCGGCGGCGCCAGCGGTAACGCCCGTGACAACTTCGGCACGCGCCTGAGCCTCGGAAATCTCTCCCAGGACGGTGCGCTGATGATGTGGGGCGACTCCACTGTCGGTCGCGAGGTCGACACGTCGGTGAAGGGACGCGGCATCGCGCTCGGCACCGACGGCAGCCCGGTCGACGCACAGATGTGGTGGACCCCGAACGTCGACCGGCATCCCAACAAGTGGAGCCAGCTGTCCGAATCGGAGAAGGCGATCATCGACGGGCTCCAACCATTCGAAGCACCAGAGTTCACCTGCTACTCGCGTGAACTGGCCGAGTTCATCGAATCCGAACGCGCACTGGCCAAGCAGGCCCGCGAGCACGGCGACGTCCTGGAACCGATCGTGCTCGGTGACCGCCCGATCGGTCAGAGCGCAGCCACCGACGATGACGATGTTGCCGACGCAATCCCGGCCTCCGCTGTCACCGAAGGCATGGCAGTGCTCATCGACGATGGCCAGGGCAGCGAAGTTCCCGTCACCGTCGAGGCGGTCACTGTCATCCGCGACAAGGGAACCGGCGACGTCCTCGAAACAACGTTGTCCATCAACACCGGCGGACGAGTCAAGACCAACGTCCACTACGGCCCCACCGACGTCGTATTCCTCCCGGCACCCGACCGGCTCCCCGCGACTGTCTGA
- a CDS encoding ATP-binding protein: MSLNKDIAALFDPNFDEPEPPVVPPGALPPSWAAAMRGAASAISPAEPATPHLAWSQVSDAGMPPGESLRAPAARPAPAEPPAGEEPTGPRRRRKRGTTSEAEFDRQRTAAKKQAKRDRKAIRLALTGVEGNITRTRSTSTAWFVQPPGPWNMRPVGRQRQYIRSEALVLANLAESGVTTLHRRVVRTPWPVRQWAQQHDAWAEPIDDVPGALSWADYLHGHQHAMLWDNPTLKGRYWGIDLPPRSRLGQALDAIAQILGYALDWPLLGRLARLVRRWAANAFVTERDTMAEHLATIERHLAGQGVRARPATPGQMDYLLRRSATLGLPLDADGVLAGGGDWEASDIPALEDLAQVALTPGDGYTTVSGLVDGHDYTGYAIVLTVGRMAPLPIPERMLPWQVIGDSSGEPIEWSERIRVHSKGETLRKMRRLTSKIEAQFDHYTVEHDESPPQELAEQHTRAQHVISDIEEDHSGLSVRTEGYYRLLVVGASPEEAKNKVAMMREMYAPHISLEQEHGQYQMLREFMPGERLANYAHCRRMNVESLSAGMAAVGDRLGDRTGVVLGQTASIAPRPVIWDLFAAHSKKDKSGLTPVVAVPGSGKTFLAGVTVYQAVRAGAYGVVLDPSGPLKKLAQLPEFRGIAEVHALTGRSSRPGSLNPYRVIVDPRRTDPEYDPAGPDYLDDLDPAAAAAAQYEADMRAAAAERISVAVSVLKMMLTPARLEHEWTETVLQTAANKVGGERHHNLREVLDAIAVIGGEDENVDLRTCARSVHQDLVMMADLAEARVLFPEEGTRGEVDDVDSSIRLTVLTMPGLQLPPEHTDPSQWTPQQRMAGPLMHMAAWLANRLVYELPRHVRKVLFLDENKYLEQTGAGRTLNQRISRDSRKWYVRALVCSQLPDDFLGVDGSDDKSALSYEVIIGDLGGNAHAIEGGLKLLNLPLGEGYEDLLANLGSGGEDTLDEDTDTSDFDQARRFVIKMADDIELVRSDWTHFTHLAHVFDALNSRATRSAFGGAA; encoded by the coding sequence ATGAGTCTGAACAAGGACATTGCCGCCCTGTTCGACCCGAACTTCGACGAGCCGGAACCGCCCGTCGTGCCGCCGGGTGCCCTGCCTCCCTCCTGGGCCGCTGCGATGCGCGGCGCCGCCTCCGCCATCTCGCCGGCAGAACCGGCAACGCCGCACCTGGCCTGGTCTCAGGTCTCCGACGCCGGCATGCCGCCGGGCGAATCACTCAGGGCACCTGCGGCAAGGCCCGCGCCGGCCGAGCCGCCCGCCGGCGAAGAACCCACTGGGCCGCGGCGACGTCGTAAGCGCGGCACGACCTCCGAAGCCGAGTTCGATCGGCAGCGCACCGCGGCGAAGAAGCAGGCCAAACGTGACCGCAAGGCCATCCGGCTCGCCCTGACCGGCGTCGAGGGCAACATCACCCGTACCCGCAGCACCTCGACAGCATGGTTCGTCCAGCCTCCAGGGCCCTGGAATATGAGACCGGTCGGCCGGCAGCGTCAGTACATTCGTAGCGAGGCTTTAGTGTTGGCCAACCTCGCCGAATCCGGTGTGACGACCTTGCATCGGCGAGTAGTTCGTACGCCGTGGCCGGTGCGGCAATGGGCGCAGCAACACGACGCGTGGGCCGAGCCGATCGATGATGTTCCCGGTGCCCTGTCGTGGGCGGACTACCTGCACGGTCACCAGCACGCGATGCTGTGGGACAACCCCACCCTCAAGGGTCGGTACTGGGGCATCGACCTGCCGCCGCGGTCAAGACTCGGACAGGCACTCGACGCCATCGCGCAGATTCTGGGATACGCCCTCGACTGGCCGCTGCTCGGACGTCTGGCTCGGTTGGTGCGCCGATGGGCTGCCAACGCGTTCGTCACTGAGCGGGACACGATGGCCGAGCATCTAGCCACCATCGAACGCCACCTCGCCGGGCAGGGCGTGCGGGCGCGGCCGGCGACACCTGGGCAGATGGACTATCTGCTGCGGCGCTCGGCCACACTCGGATTACCCCTCGATGCGGACGGCGTGCTCGCCGGCGGCGGCGACTGGGAAGCCTCCGACATCCCGGCACTCGAGGACCTCGCTCAGGTCGCGCTCACCCCCGGTGACGGGTACACCACAGTCTCGGGTCTGGTGGACGGTCATGACTACACCGGTTACGCGATCGTGCTGACAGTCGGGCGCATGGCGCCGCTGCCGATCCCCGAGCGGATGTTGCCCTGGCAGGTCATCGGCGACTCATCAGGCGAGCCGATCGAATGGTCCGAACGCATCCGCGTGCACAGCAAGGGCGAAACGCTGCGCAAGATGCGCCGGCTGACCTCGAAGATCGAGGCGCAGTTCGATCACTACACCGTCGAGCACGACGAGTCACCTCCGCAGGAGTTGGCCGAACAGCACACGCGGGCACAACACGTCATCTCCGACATCGAAGAGGACCACTCGGGGCTGTCGGTGCGCACAGAGGGTTACTACCGGCTCCTGGTGGTAGGTGCGTCCCCCGAGGAGGCGAAGAACAAGGTCGCGATGATGCGCGAGATGTACGCCCCACACATCTCTCTCGAACAAGAGCACGGCCAGTACCAGATGCTGCGCGAGTTCATGCCGGGCGAGCGGCTGGCGAATTACGCGCACTGCCGCCGGATGAACGTCGAATCCCTCTCCGCCGGCATGGCGGCCGTGGGAGATCGCCTCGGTGACCGGACCGGGGTGGTGCTCGGCCAGACCGCGAGCATCGCCCCACGACCGGTGATTTGGGATTTGTTTGCCGCGCACTCGAAGAAGGACAAGTCCGGGCTGACTCCGGTCGTCGCCGTCCCCGGCTCCGGCAAGACGTTCCTCGCCGGGGTGACCGTCTATCAGGCGGTGCGTGCCGGCGCCTACGGTGTGGTGCTCGACCCGTCGGGTCCACTCAAGAAGCTCGCGCAACTGCCCGAATTCCGCGGCATCGCAGAAGTTCACGCGCTCACCGGCCGCAGCTCACGGCCCGGGTCGCTCAACCCGTATCGAGTGATCGTCGACCCACGCCGCACCGATCCCGAGTACGACCCGGCCGGCCCCGACTACCTCGACGACCTCGACCCGGCCGCGGCCGCGGCCGCTCAGTACGAAGCGGACATGCGCGCGGCCGCCGCCGAACGAATCTCGGTCGCGGTGTCGGTGCTGAAGATGATGCTCACCCCGGCCCGGCTCGAGCACGAGTGGACCGAGACCGTTCTGCAGACCGCGGCGAACAAGGTCGGCGGCGAACGGCATCACAACTTGCGCGAGGTCCTCGACGCCATCGCCGTGATCGGCGGCGAGGACGAGAACGTAGATCTGCGCACCTGCGCGAGGAGCGTGCACCAGGACCTGGTGATGATGGCGGACCTCGCCGAGGCTCGCGTGCTGTTTCCCGAGGAGGGCACGCGCGGCGAGGTCGACGACGTCGACAGCAGCATCCGGCTGACAGTCCTGACGATGCCCGGACTGCAGCTTCCTCCCGAGCACACCGATCCGTCGCAGTGGACGCCGCAACAGCGGATGGCCGGGCCCTTGATGCACATGGCCGCGTGGCTGGCCAACCGACTTGTCTACGAGCTGCCCCGGCACGTGCGCAAGGTTCTGTTCCTCGACGAGAACAAGTACCTCGAGCAGACCGGCGCCGGTCGCACCCTGAACCAGCGGATCTCTCGCGACTCCCGCAAGTGGTACGTCCGGGCGCTGGTGTGCAGCCAGCTGCCCGATGACTTCCTCGGTGTCGACGGGTCCGACGACAAGTCCGCCTTGTCCTACGAGGTGATCATCGGCGACCTCGGCGGCAACGCCCACGCGATCGAGGGCGGGCTGAAATTGCTGAACCTGCCCCTCGGTGAGGGCTATGAAGACCTGCTGGCCAATCTCGGCAGCGGCGGCGAGGACACCCTCGACGAGGACACCGACACAAGCGACTTCGACCAGGCCCGCCGGTTCGTGATCAAGATGGCCGACGACATCGAACTCGTCCGGTCGGACTGGACGCACTTCACGCACCTGGCGCACGTGTTCGACGCATTGAACTCGCGGGCCACCCGAAGCGCCTTCGGGGGTGCCGCATGA